A single region of the Nocardioides aurantiacus genome encodes:
- a CDS encoding MDR family MFS transporter — translation MTATSSRATGPAPAGAAGAAAPPGEEQGDYTHAQILTILSGLLLGMFLAALDQSIVSTSIRTIADDLQGLSAQAWVTTAYLITSTITTPIYGKLGDLYGRKKLFLFAITVFIIGSAACSFATSMWNLAALRAVQGLGAGGLFTLVLAIIGDIVSPRERAKYTGYFMAVFATSSVLGPVAGGLFAGQDSILGVTGWRWVFLINVPIGIAALFVVTRNLHLHHVRREARIDWMGATSLVVALVPLLTVAEQGREWGWGSGRSLAAYVIGAAGVAAFVLAERRMGDDALIPLRIFKLRAAAVVIGASVIVGAAMFGAITVLPQYMQIVHGASPTKAGLMMLPMVLGMMSAGIVTGQITSRTGSIRIFPIIGSGMAGLSMVALSFVGADTNLLWVMGGMVFLGLGLGQCMQPLTIIVQNAVPPREIGVATSSATFFRQLGGTLGVAIFLSLLFSTLGDNIRTALTSAGPELQRAAADGTIPQNAVDEQVLTALQGGGGGVLSSVQDDSSVISRMSDLVAHPFQVGFADSMSLVLLGGGVVMLLAFLILNLLPAVELRSTSASAAARAEGQAAAPAVATPGAHRAEADLDGGAPPVARGRHVAE, via the coding sequence GTGACCGCCACCTCGTCCCGCGCGACCGGCCCCGCACCGGCCGGCGCCGCCGGTGCCGCCGCGCCCCCCGGTGAGGAGCAGGGCGACTACACGCACGCCCAGATCCTCACCATCCTGTCGGGGCTGCTGCTCGGGATGTTCCTGGCCGCGCTCGACCAGTCGATCGTCAGCACCTCGATCCGGACCATCGCCGACGACCTCCAGGGGCTGTCCGCGCAGGCGTGGGTCACCACGGCGTACCTGATCACCTCGACGATCACGACGCCGATCTACGGCAAGCTCGGCGACCTCTACGGCCGCAAGAAGCTGTTCCTGTTCGCGATCACGGTGTTCATCATCGGCTCGGCGGCGTGCTCGTTCGCGACCTCGATGTGGAACCTCGCCGCGCTGCGCGCCGTGCAGGGCCTGGGCGCCGGCGGCCTGTTCACGCTCGTGCTCGCGATCATCGGCGACATCGTCAGCCCCCGGGAGCGGGCGAAGTATACCGGCTACTTCATGGCCGTCTTCGCCACCTCCAGCGTGCTCGGCCCGGTGGCCGGCGGACTGTTCGCCGGTCAGGACTCGATCCTCGGCGTGACCGGCTGGCGCTGGGTGTTCCTGATCAACGTGCCGATCGGCATCGCGGCGCTGTTCGTCGTCACCCGCAACCTGCACCTGCACCACGTGCGGCGCGAGGCCCGCATCGACTGGATGGGCGCCACCTCGCTCGTCGTCGCGCTGGTGCCGCTGCTCACGGTGGCCGAGCAGGGCCGCGAGTGGGGCTGGGGCTCCGGGCGCTCGCTGGCGGCGTACGTCATCGGTGCGGCGGGCGTCGCGGCCTTCGTGCTGGCCGAGCGGCGGATGGGCGACGACGCCCTGATCCCGCTGCGGATCTTCAAGCTCCGTGCCGCCGCCGTCGTGATCGGCGCGAGCGTCATCGTGGGCGCGGCGATGTTCGGGGCGATCACGGTGCTGCCGCAGTACATGCAGATCGTCCACGGCGCCTCCCCCACCAAGGCCGGCCTGATGATGCTGCCGATGGTGCTGGGCATGATGAGCGCCGGCATCGTGACCGGACAGATCACCTCGCGCACCGGCAGCATCCGGATCTTCCCGATCATCGGCTCCGGCATGGCCGGGCTGTCGATGGTCGCGCTGTCGTTCGTCGGCGCCGACACCAACCTGCTGTGGGTGATGGGCGGGATGGTGTTCCTCGGCCTGGGTCTGGGCCAGTGCATGCAGCCGCTGACGATCATCGTCCAGAACGCCGTGCCGCCGCGCGAGATCGGCGTCGCCACCAGCTCGGCCACCTTTTTCCGCCAGCTCGGCGGCACGCTCGGCGTCGCGATCTTCCTCTCGCTGCTGTTCAGCACGCTCGGTGACAACATCCGCACCGCCCTGACCTCGGCCGGGCCCGAGCTGCAGCGTGCGGCCGCCGACGGCACGATCCCGCAGAACGCCGTCGACGAGCAGGTGCTGACCGCGCTCCAGGGCGGCGGGGGCGGGGTGCTGTCCTCGGTGCAGGACGACTCCTCGGTGATCAGCCGGATGAGCGACCTGGTCGCCCACCCCTTCCAGGTCGGGTTCGCCGACTCGATGAGCCTCGTCCTGCTCGGCGGCGGCGTCGTGATGCTGCTGGCCTTCCTGATCCTCAACCTGCTGCCCGCCGTCGAGCTGCGCAGCACCTCGGCCAGCGCCGCCGCCCGGGCGGAGGGCCAGGCCGCCGCGCCGGCCGTCGCGACACCCGGTGCTCACCGGGCCGAGGCCGACCTCGACGGCGGCGCTCCTCCCGTCGCTCGTGGGCGACACGTGGCGGAGTAG
- a CDS encoding DUF4190 domain-containing protein: protein MSSSYPGEEPRRDEQSDDAAQDVEHTQPYGYRPAEEPDQRPVDQWGAAPQQSYDQQPYGQQYGQQYGQQGQSYGQQYGQQQGAGYGQPYGTPAPGYGSYGPGSPYGTTAPNHGQGTTAMVLGIVGLASIPLLCGLGLVVSPVAWFLGRSSLRTIRASGGRLGGEGQAKSGYIMGVIGTVLLVLGIAALVAFIVLAINAGDSSSTYEYGDV from the coding sequence ATGAGCAGCAGCTATCCCGGGGAGGAGCCGCGTCGCGACGAGCAGTCCGACGACGCGGCCCAGGACGTCGAGCACACCCAGCCCTACGGCTACCGGCCGGCCGAGGAGCCCGACCAGCGGCCGGTCGACCAGTGGGGGGCGGCGCCGCAGCAGTCCTACGACCAGCAGCCCTACGGCCAGCAGTACGGGCAGCAGTACGGCCAGCAGGGTCAGTCGTACGGCCAGCAGTACGGGCAGCAGCAGGGCGCCGGGTACGGCCAGCCCTACGGCACCCCCGCGCCGGGCTACGGCAGCTACGGCCCCGGGTCGCCGTACGGCACCACCGCCCCCAACCACGGCCAGGGCACCACCGCGATGGTGCTCGGCATCGTCGGCCTCGCGAGCATCCCGCTGCTGTGCGGCCTCGGGCTGGTCGTCTCCCCCGTCGCGTGGTTCCTGGGCCGCAGCAGCCTGCGCACCATCCGGGCCTCGGGCGGTCGCCTCGGCGGCGAGGGCCAGGCCAAGTCCGGCTACATCATGGGCGTGATCGGCACCGTGCTGCTGGTGCTCGGCATCGCAGCCCTGGTGGCCTTCATCGTGCTGGCGATCAACGCGGGCGACTCGAGCTCGACCTACGAGTACGGCGACGTCTGA
- a CDS encoding DNA-3-methyladenine glycosylase I produces MTDGTDLGEDGVRRCPWAGTPGTMRDYHDTEWGLPVTDERGLFERLSLEAFQAGLSWRTILDKRERFREVFHGFDPDAVAAMGPDDVERLLTDTGIVRNRAKVEATLHNARATVALRDDDGLVALVAGFAPVSDPEPRVPAEVPTTSPESAALSEELRRRGFGFVGPTTMHALMEATGLVDTHLLGCHRRGCAR; encoded by the coding sequence GTGACCGACGGCACCGACCTGGGGGAGGACGGCGTACGCCGCTGCCCGTGGGCCGGCACGCCCGGCACGATGCGCGACTACCACGACACCGAGTGGGGGCTGCCGGTCACCGACGAGCGCGGCCTGTTCGAGCGGCTCTCGCTCGAGGCCTTCCAGGCGGGGCTCTCGTGGCGCACCATCCTGGACAAGCGCGAGCGGTTCCGCGAGGTCTTCCACGGCTTCGACCCCGACGCGGTCGCCGCCATGGGCCCCGACGACGTCGAGCGCCTGCTCACCGACACCGGCATCGTGCGCAACCGCGCCAAGGTCGAGGCCACGCTGCACAACGCCCGCGCCACGGTCGCGCTGCGCGACGACGACGGCCTGGTGGCGCTGGTCGCCGGCTTCGCCCCGGTGTCCGACCCCGAGCCCCGCGTCCCGGCCGAGGTGCCGACGACCTCGCCGGAGTCGGCCGCGCTGTCCGAGGAGCTGCGCCGCCGCGGCTTCGGCTTCGTCGGCCCCACCACCATGCACGCCCTGATGGAGGCCACCGGCCTCGTCGACACCCACCTCCTCGGCTGCCACCGGCGGGGCTGCGCCCGCTGA
- the rpmG gene encoding 50S ribosomal protein L33, with the protein MASKSSDVRPKITLACVDCKERNYITKKNRRNDPDRMELKKFCPRCRTHTAHRETR; encoded by the coding sequence GTGGCCAGCAAGAGCTCCGACGTCCGCCCCAAGATCACCTTGGCGTGCGTGGACTGCAAGGAACGCAACTACATCACCAAGAAGAACCGCCGCAACGACCCCGATCGCATGGAGCTGAAGAAGTTCTGCCCCCGTTGCCGCACCCACACCGCTCACCGCGAGACCCGCTGA
- a CDS encoding homocysteine S-methyltransferase family protein, which yields MTTAATPSPSPSRSLSDLVADGVVLVDGGMGTLLQDMGLDDGGSGELWNLDRPDAVRDAHRAYAEAGARVLTTNTFGGTRPRLEMHGLADRVHEVNEAGARLARKEADRVGALVAGDLGPTGELMAPLGTLEPADVQELFAAQLRGLVAGGIDLVLIETMSDAAEAEAALAAAREVAPELPVVVTFSFDTNLHTMMGLDPAEAVRRLAAAGADAVGANCGRGPEEMTRIAAAMVAARPDGLLLIAQSNAGLPQVVGDHFEYDATPADMAAHAVALRDAGIDMVGACCGSTPAHLAAMSDALR from the coding sequence GTGACCACTGCCGCGACCCCGTCCCCGTCCCCGTCCCGCTCGCTGTCCGACCTCGTCGCCGACGGCGTCGTGCTGGTCGACGGGGGGATGGGCACGCTGCTCCAGGACATGGGGCTCGACGACGGCGGCTCGGGCGAGCTGTGGAACCTCGACCGCCCGGACGCCGTCCGCGACGCCCACCGGGCCTACGCCGAGGCCGGCGCCCGCGTGCTCACCACCAACACCTTCGGCGGCACCCGCCCGCGCCTGGAGATGCACGGCCTGGCCGACCGCGTCCACGAGGTCAACGAGGCCGGCGCCCGGCTGGCCCGCAAGGAGGCCGACCGCGTCGGCGCCCTGGTGGCCGGTGACCTCGGCCCCACCGGCGAGCTGATGGCGCCGCTGGGCACGCTTGAGCCCGCCGACGTCCAGGAGCTCTTCGCCGCCCAGCTGCGCGGTCTCGTGGCCGGCGGCATCGACCTGGTGCTCATCGAGACGATGAGCGACGCGGCCGAGGCCGAGGCCGCACTCGCCGCGGCCCGCGAGGTGGCCCCCGAGCTGCCGGTGGTCGTCACGTTCAGCTTCGACACCAACCTGCACACGATGATGGGCCTCGACCCCGCGGAGGCCGTGCGCCGCCTGGCCGCCGCCGGTGCGGACGCCGTGGGCGCCAACTGCGGCCGCGGCCCTGAGGAGATGACCAGGATCGCCGCCGCGATGGTCGCGGCCCGTCCCGACGGGCTGCTGCTGATCGCGCAGTCCAACGCCGGGCTGCCCCAGGTCGTCGGCGACCACTTCGAGTACGACGCCACCCCCGCCGACATGGCCGCCCACGCGGTCGCGCTGCGCGACGCCGGCATCGACATGGTCGGCGCCTGCTGCGGCTCCACCCCGGCGCACCTGGCCGCGATGTCCGACGCCCTGCGGTGA
- a CDS encoding UDP-N-acetylmuramate dehydrogenase: MTVTDPTSAPAAPRLADLTTVRLGGPAADLVVATTEAELVDAVRDADAAGTPVLVVGGGSNLVVADEGYAGRVVLVRTRGVDAEADLCGGAFVEVAAGEPWDDLVATSVERRWIGLEALSGIPGTTGATPIQNVGAYGQEVSQTVARVRTWDRQRGAVRTFAAADCGFGYRSSRFKAEPGRFVVLAVTFQLGLGDHGSPVQYAELARALDVETGRRAPSAQVREAVLALRRGKAMVLDAADHDTWSTGSFFTNPMVDPSLLPEGAPSWPADGSRVKTSAAWLIEHAGFHKGHGNDLARLSSRHTLALTNRGGATTADLLALAREVRDGVRERFGIELVNEPVLVGCEL; encoded by the coding sequence ATGACCGTGACCGATCCCACCAGCGCCCCCGCGGCGCCCCGGCTGGCCGACCTGACCACCGTGCGCCTCGGCGGCCCGGCGGCCGACCTGGTCGTGGCCACGACCGAGGCCGAGCTCGTCGACGCGGTCCGTGACGCCGACGCCGCCGGCACGCCGGTGCTGGTCGTGGGCGGCGGCAGCAACCTGGTCGTGGCCGACGAGGGGTACGCCGGTCGCGTGGTCCTCGTCCGGACCCGCGGCGTCGACGCCGAGGCCGACCTGTGCGGTGGCGCCTTCGTCGAGGTGGCCGCAGGCGAGCCCTGGGACGACCTGGTCGCGACCTCGGTCGAGCGCCGCTGGATCGGCCTGGAGGCGCTCTCCGGCATCCCTGGCACCACCGGGGCCACCCCGATCCAGAACGTCGGCGCCTACGGCCAGGAGGTCAGCCAGACCGTCGCGCGGGTCCGCACCTGGGACCGGCAGCGCGGCGCGGTGCGCACCTTCGCGGCCGCCGACTGCGGCTTCGGCTACCGGTCCTCGCGGTTCAAGGCCGAGCCCGGCCGCTTCGTGGTGCTGGCGGTGACCTTCCAGCTCGGCCTGGGCGACCACGGCTCCCCGGTGCAGTACGCCGAGCTGGCCCGCGCCCTCGACGTCGAGACCGGCCGCCGCGCCCCCTCCGCGCAGGTCCGCGAGGCCGTCCTGGCGCTGCGGCGCGGCAAGGCGATGGTCCTCGACGCCGCCGACCACGACACCTGGAGCACCGGCTCGTTCTTCACCAACCCGATGGTCGACCCGTCGCTGCTGCCCGAGGGTGCCCCCTCGTGGCCCGCCGACGGCTCGCGGGTCAAGACCAGCGCCGCCTGGCTGATCGAGCACGCCGGGTTCCACAAGGGCCACGGCAACGACCTGGCCCGGCTCTCCAGCCGGCACACGCTGGCGCTGACCAACCGGGGCGGCGCCACCACGGCCGACCTGCTGGCGCTGGCGCGCGAGGTGCGCGACGGCGTGCGGGAGCGGTTCGGGATCGAGCTGGTCAACGAGCCCGTGCTGGTCGGCTGCGAGCTCTAG
- a CDS encoding 2-phosphosulfolactate phosphatase produces MAATHLTTLVWGVGGAEHAAAAGVGTAVVVDVLSFSTTVTVAADLGVEVLPHAWTSSAAAHALSHGATLARGRHQAGPGEVSLSPVSLRLASGLHRLVLPSPNGSTICAALDEEEVEVAVGCLRNATAAGRWLAAADVPGVVVAAGERWTDGGLRPALEDLLGAGAVLAAAADAGAVLDADARAAVAAYDEARSDLGDRVRACPSGVELSGTGFAADVEVALELDASPRVPVLDDGVFAAP; encoded by the coding sequence GTGGCCGCGACGCACCTGACGACGCTGGTCTGGGGCGTGGGCGGGGCCGAGCACGCGGCCGCCGCCGGCGTCGGGACCGCGGTGGTCGTCGACGTGCTGAGCTTCAGCACGACCGTCACCGTCGCGGCCGACCTCGGCGTGGAGGTGCTCCCCCACGCGTGGACGTCCTCGGCCGCGGCACACGCCCTGAGCCACGGTGCGACGCTGGCGCGCGGCCGCCACCAGGCGGGCCCGGGCGAGGTCAGCCTGTCCCCGGTGAGCCTGCGGCTCGCCAGCGGCCTGCACCGGCTGGTGCTGCCCTCCCCCAACGGCTCCACGATCTGCGCCGCCCTCGACGAGGAGGAGGTCGAGGTCGCGGTCGGCTGCCTGCGCAACGCGACGGCCGCCGGGCGCTGGCTGGCCGCCGCCGACGTGCCCGGCGTGGTCGTCGCCGCGGGCGAGCGGTGGACCGACGGCGGCCTGCGCCCGGCGCTGGAGGACCTGCTGGGGGCCGGCGCGGTGCTCGCGGCCGCCGCGGACGCCGGCGCGGTGCTGGACGCGGACGCACGCGCGGCCGTGGCGGCGTACGACGAGGCGAGGAGCGACCTGGGCGACCGGGTGCGCGCCTGCCCGAGCGGCGTCGAGCTGTCCGGGACGGGCTTCGCCGCCGACGTCGAGGTCGCCCTGGAGCTCGACGCCTCGCCCCGGGTGCCCGTGCTCGACGACGGGGTCTTCGCGGCGCCCTGA
- a CDS encoding amidase yields the protein MSGTPERVHAFGDDALGDHDAVGLVEELRAGRVSRGELVAAAVERTRRLDPVVGGLAAERFDVAAQESHKPHAGYFAGVPSFVKDNSDVLGLPTQHGTRAFEAVPAVADGDVARVFGLLGLTVLGKTRLSEYGLSASAEPVGEPPVRTPWHTAHTAGASSSGSAAFVAGGAVPLAHANDGGGSIRIPAAVNGLVGLKPTRGRVPSDRMNREMPVKIVADGVVSRSVRDTAAFLREAERAYHDPGLPPVGDVTRPGRKRLRVALVTQTLTGAPVAPEVVAATEDAGRLLESLGHHVEPASLPAPASLAEDFLDYWAFLAMAISAGGRRTWGRGYDRSRNDALTRGLAARGRSRLWRVPQAIVRLQRSHRHTARLYADHDVLLCPTVAGPTPEIGWLSPAQPYETVIERLLDWVAFTPVQNVTGDPAVSLPLATSAAGLPLGVQLSAARGRDRRLLEVAYEVEAARPFARIQD from the coding sequence ATGAGCGGCACGCCCGAGCGGGTCCACGCCTTCGGCGACGACGCGCTCGGCGACCACGACGCCGTCGGCCTGGTCGAGGAGCTGCGGGCCGGACGCGTCTCGCGCGGCGAGCTGGTGGCCGCGGCCGTGGAGCGGACCCGGCGCCTGGACCCCGTGGTCGGCGGTCTCGCCGCCGAGCGGTTCGACGTGGCGGCGCAGGAGTCGCACAAGCCCCACGCGGGCTACTTCGCGGGCGTCCCGTCGTTCGTCAAGGACAACAGCGACGTGCTCGGCCTGCCGACCCAGCACGGCACCCGGGCCTTCGAGGCGGTGCCCGCGGTCGCCGACGGCGACGTGGCCCGGGTCTTCGGGCTGCTGGGACTGACCGTGCTGGGCAAGACCCGGCTCTCGGAGTACGGCCTGTCCGCCAGTGCCGAGCCCGTCGGCGAGCCGCCGGTGCGGACCCCCTGGCACACCGCGCACACCGCGGGCGCCTCCTCGTCGGGGTCGGCCGCGTTCGTGGCCGGCGGCGCGGTGCCGCTGGCCCACGCCAACGACGGCGGCGGCTCGATCCGGATCCCCGCGGCCGTCAACGGCCTGGTCGGGCTCAAGCCGACCCGCGGCCGGGTGCCCTCGGACCGGATGAACCGCGAGATGCCGGTCAAGATCGTGGCCGACGGCGTCGTCAGCCGCAGCGTCCGCGACACCGCGGCCTTCCTGCGCGAGGCCGAGCGGGCCTACCACGACCCCGGCCTGCCGCCGGTCGGCGACGTGACCCGGCCGGGCCGCAAGCGGCTCCGCGTCGCGCTGGTCACCCAGACCCTGACCGGCGCCCCGGTGGCGCCCGAGGTGGTCGCGGCCACCGAGGACGCCGGCCGGCTGCTGGAGTCGCTGGGCCACCACGTCGAGCCGGCCTCGCTGCCGGCCCCGGCCTCGCTCGCGGAGGACTTCCTCGACTACTGGGCCTTCCTGGCGATGGCGATCAGCGCGGGCGGGCGGCGCACCTGGGGCCGCGGCTACGACCGCTCCCGCAACGACGCCCTCACCCGGGGCCTCGCCGCCCGCGGCCGGTCACGGCTGTGGCGGGTGCCGCAGGCGATCGTGCGGCTGCAGCGCTCGCACCGCCACACCGCGCGCCTGTACGCCGACCACGACGTGCTGCTCTGCCCGACCGTGGCCGGCCCCACCCCCGAGATCGGCTGGCTCAGCCCCGCGCAGCCCTACGAGACGGTGATCGAGCGTCTCCTGGACTGGGTCGCGTTCACCCCGGTGCAGAACGTCACCGGCGACCCCGCGGTCTCGCTCCCGCTCGCGACCTCGGCCGCCGGGCTGCCGCTCGGGGTGCAGCTCTCGGCCGCCCGCGGCCGCGACCGCCGGCTGCTCGAGGTGGCCTACGAGGTCGAGGCCGCGCGCCCCTTCGCCCGCATCCAGGACTGA
- a CDS encoding adenosine deaminase, translating to MAHRGDDDEGGAREPAPRKLEQLPKAHLHLHFTGSMRHATLLELAERDGLHLPDALVEDWPPQLSAADEKGWFRFQRLYDVARSVLRTEDDVRRLVREAAEDDARDGGVWLEIQVDPSGYAARFGGITPFTDLVLDAVATASREVGIGMAVVIAANRTRHPLDARTLARLAAQYAGRGVVGFGLSNDERRGRTQDFAPAFAIAERAGLLLVPHGGELLGAPSARTCVEDLHADRLGHGIRSVEDPRLLERIVEQGVALEVCPVSNVALGVYSDPTSVPLPELLAAGATVALGADDPLLFGSRLAGQYATMRAAHELDDAQLAELARGSVRASAAPESEKSGWLGEIDAWLGG from the coding sequence GTGGCGCACCGCGGTGACGATGACGAGGGCGGAGCCCGAGAGCCCGCCCCGAGGAAGCTGGAGCAGCTCCCGAAGGCCCATCTCCACCTCCACTTCACCGGGTCGATGCGGCACGCGACGCTCCTGGAGCTGGCCGAGCGCGACGGGCTGCACCTGCCCGACGCGCTGGTCGAGGACTGGCCGCCGCAGCTCTCCGCGGCCGACGAGAAGGGCTGGTTCCGCTTCCAGCGGCTCTACGACGTGGCGCGGTCGGTGCTGCGCACCGAGGACGACGTGCGCCGCCTGGTGCGCGAGGCCGCCGAGGACGACGCCCGCGACGGCGGGGTGTGGCTGGAGATCCAGGTCGACCCCAGCGGGTACGCCGCCCGCTTCGGCGGGATCACCCCCTTCACCGACCTCGTCCTCGACGCCGTGGCCACCGCCTCGCGCGAGGTCGGCATCGGGATGGCGGTGGTGATCGCGGCCAACCGCACCCGGCACCCGCTCGACGCCCGCACCCTGGCCCGCCTGGCCGCGCAGTACGCCGGTCGCGGGGTCGTCGGCTTCGGCCTGTCCAACGACGAGCGCCGCGGTCGCACCCAGGACTTCGCGCCGGCCTTCGCCATCGCCGAGCGCGCCGGCCTGCTGCTGGTCCCCCACGGCGGCGAGCTGCTGGGCGCCCCGTCGGCACGGACCTGCGTGGAGGACCTGCACGCCGACCGGCTCGGCCACGGCATCCGCTCGGTCGAGGACCCGCGGCTGCTGGAGCGGATCGTGGAACAGGGCGTGGCCCTGGAGGTGTGCCCGGTCTCCAACGTCGCCCTCGGCGTCTACAGCGACCCCACGTCGGTGCCGCTGCCCGAGCTGCTGGCCGCCGGCGCCACCGTCGCGCTGGGCGCCGACGACCCGCTGCTGTTCGGATCGCGGCTCGCCGGCCAGTACGCCACCATGCGCGCCGCCCACGAGCTCGACGACGCCCAGCTCGCCGAGCTCGCCCGCGGCTCGGTCCGCGCCAGCGCCGCGCCGGAGTCGGAGAAGTCGGGTTGGTTGGGCGAGATCGACGCCTGGCTGGGAGGATGA